GTCTCGCTCGGCAGTTCCGGGCTGGAGTTTGTACGCGAACGCGCGGACTATGACCGGGACTCCGACGTAACGTTTACGGTCGGCGTCTCTGTGCCCCTGCCCTTGTTCGACCGCAACCAGGGCAACATCCTTGCAGAGACGCACCGGCTGGAACAAGCGGCCGCGCGGGAACGCGAAGCGCGGACCGACGCCGCCGCCGGCATCACGATGACGTACGCTGAGACGGCGGCGCGCCGCGACGAATACGTGCGTCTGCGCGACGTCGTGCTGCCCGAACTGGAAGACACGCGCCGGTTGACAGTCGAGGGGTATCAGGAGGGCAAATTCGATTACCTGAACGTGCTCGCCATCGAGCGCGACCTGTTTGAATCGCGGGTCCGCGCACTCGACACGCTCGCCGCCTGTCAGGAGACGTTCATTACGCTGGAACGGCTCAGTGGAGGCGCGCCGGGCGCAAGGAGTGATACCGCGGAACCTCCAACCGGACCGAAGGAGGAAGACAATGATGCGAAATAAACCCCAATTGCGAGGGCTCTTGAATACGCTGGCCTTGGGTCTGGGCTTAGCCGCCGCGGTGCTGGTGCTGTTGAACGGCGCGCTGCGGGAAGTCCGCGCGCCCGGGCCAGCCGCGGCGCAGGCGGTCCTGGAAACGCCCGCCGGTGAGGCAGAAGCGAGCGACGCCGAATCTCATGCTCACGACCATGGCGACTGCACTTGGTGCCGCGAGCATGACCTCGCCGAGGACGAGTGCGCGATTTGCGTGCCGGACCGCGCCGCCGCGCTG
Above is a genomic segment from Candidatus Hydrogenedentota bacterium containing:
- a CDS encoding TolC family protein; this translates as VSLGSSGLEFVRERADYDRDSDVTFTVGVSVPLPLFDRNQGNILAETHRLEQAAAREREARTDAAAGITMTYAETAARRDEYVRLRDVVLPELEDTRRLTVEGYQEGKFDYLNVLAIERDLFESRVRALDTLAACQETFITLERLSGGAPGARSDTAEPPTGPKEEDNDAK